CCGTCGTCGTATCCCTCTTTCACCATCGGGCCGTTATCGCTGGTTATTATTAAAATTGTATTTTCGTATAATCCTTTATCTTTAAGCGCCTTCACCAGTTGATCGATGCAATCGTCGAACTCTTCAATTACATCACCATAAATGCCTGCTTCTGATTTCCCCCTGAACCGTTTGGAGGGTATCCGGGGTTCGTGGGCATTATGCGGCGCGTAGTATAAAAAGAAGGGGTTGTCTCTGTTTTTCTCTATAAAATCAATTGTTCTTGCAAGTAGATGCTCCGCCATCTTTTCATCATCCCATCGGGCATCCTCCCCACCACTCATGTATCCTATCCGGCTTACTCCATTTATAATAGTGCCATTATGGTATCCGGTCAGCTCATTCATTATCAATAATTCGGGATGCTCCTTTCCGGTAGGGTCCTCGCTGATATTCTGGCTGTAGGATATCCGGATAGGCTGATCTGCTCGCAGGTTCACGACCTGATTATTTTCGATATATATACAGGGTACGCGATCGTTGGTCGCGGGGAAGTAATAAGCATAATCGAAGCCGATGGATAATGGACCATGTTCAATGGGTGCATTAAAATCCACTTCATTGCCTTTACTACCCAGCCCCAAGTGCCATTTGCCCACTAATCCCGTTGTATACCCCGCGTCTTTAAACATCTTAGGCAATGTATACGCATTTTCATCGATAGAGAGGTGGGCGTTGGCGGGCAATATGCTAACCCCTTCGCGCCAAGCATACGTACCGGTTAGCAGCGCATAGCGCGACGGGCTGCTGGTAGCCGCGGGCGCATAGGCTTGATTAAAACGCACGCCCTGTTTGGCCACCTCATCGATTGCCGGTGTTTTAATCCGGGTGGCCCCGTAGCACCCTAAATCCCCGTAGCCAATATCATCGGCCATCACAAAAATAACGTTCGGCAACGGTTGCTTAAAATTATTCAGCGCCGATGCATCCCCCAAGCTTAACGACATACCCGGGATAAGGGACCATATCCATCTCGTCATAATTCACTATTTAAATAATGCATGTATTCCGTGGCAGCCAATAGAAAAGCCCCCGTGCCATACACCTCCGTATCATCAAACCCCACCTTCTTCGGGTCGGCGCCTATCGCCTGTACAAATCCTACCTTACCATCTTCATGTACGATGGACTGTAAAGCCTTCCATCCTTTTATCGCTATCGGCAAGTATTTCTCCTTATCCAGATATCCCCGGTTTATTCCCCAAAAAAGGCTATAGGTAAAGAATCCCGACGCACTTGATTCAGGCATGGGATAGGCAACAGTATCTAATAAAGAGGGATGCCAGAATCCTTGTTTGTCCTGTAACAGAGCAATCTTCTCCATCATCTCCCGGAATAAAGTTATATAGAAATCGCGGGAAGGATAATCTTCGGGAAGATGGTCAATAATAATAGCCAACCCTCCGGTCACCCACCCGTTTCCACGTCCCCAAAAGACTTTCTCCCCGTTCTCTTCACGCATGTTTATGTAGCGGGTATCCCGGAAGAAGAGCCTGTCGGACTTGGAATAAAGGCTGTCATAGGTAACCCGGAATTCTTTGTCCATAAAATCAAAATACTTGTTATCTCCGGTTATTTTCCCAACACGCGCGAAAGAGGTGGGTGCCATAAACAGCGCGTCACACCAACACCAGCGGGAATGGGAACCTTCGGCATAATAGTCAAGGCTCGCCGTCGAAGGATACTCGATGAGAGAGGCCAATACCCGAGTCGACTCGCTAATCATCCAGGGATCTTTGAAC
This window of the Proteiniphilum saccharofermentans genome carries:
- a CDS encoding sulfatase-like hydrolase/transferase, which encodes MTRWIWSLIPGMSLSLGDASALNNFKQPLPNVIFVMADDIGYGDLGCYGATRIKTPAIDEVAKQGVRFNQAYAPAATSSPSRYALLTGTYAWREGVSILPANAHLSIDENAYTLPKMFKDAGYTTGLVGKWHLGLGSKGNEVDFNAPIEHGPLSIGFDYAYYFPATNDRVPCIYIENNQVVNLRADQPIRISYSQNISEDPTGKEHPELLIMNELTGYHNGTIINGVSRIGYMSGGEDARWDDEKMAEHLLARTIDFIEKNRDNPFFLYYAPHNAHEPRIPSKRFRGKSEAGIYGDVIEEFDDCIDQLVKALKDKGLYENTILIITSDNGPMVKEGYDDGALENLNGHDPYNQLRGAKYSLYEGGTRVPFICSWPARVKKGFTQEQPFTYLDMLATFARMLEIHLSSKNRKDSRDASELFFHETAGPYKEYILTQNNNGEIAIRYGDWKFIPAHENKQDELYNLKHDRSELHDMRTACPGIVKKMEGILDKYVIEIE